In Verrucomicrobiota bacterium, the following are encoded in one genomic region:
- a CDS encoding radical SAM protein gives MSTNATLDFNKHPCFSREGHQLYGRVHLPVAPRCNIQCNFCNRKFDCVNESRPGVTSSVLTPQQAVEYLAHTIAQRPEIAVAGIAGPGDPFANPEETMTTLRLIRARFPQLMLCVATNGLGIGPYIDELAELKVSHVTITITALDPEISSQIYAWIRDGKRPLRGEAAAVKLRECQLAAITRLKEKGVVVKINSIIIPGINDEHISEVAREVAARGADLMNCMPLKPVAGSEFADLPEPDGIMTSRIRLTCGLHLPQMNHCARCRADAVGRIGEAMTTEQVTVLNHFASMTINPAEETKRPYVAVASMEGALVNQHLGEAERVLIYEPHPQHEGMYQLKEIRKAPEAGGGEERWQELASLLADCRAFLVAAAGRLPFGVLTQSGVKVVEMEGLIEEGLRAVYANTPVPPALKRRFTGCSQGAGCKGAGTGCG, from the coding sequence ATGAGCACCAATGCCACACTGGATTTTAACAAGCACCCGTGCTTCAGCCGGGAAGGCCATCAGCTTTATGGACGCGTTCACCTGCCGGTTGCTCCCCGCTGCAATATCCAATGCAACTTTTGCAATCGCAAGTTTGACTGCGTCAATGAAAGCCGGCCCGGAGTGACCAGCTCGGTGCTGACGCCGCAGCAGGCGGTGGAGTACCTCGCGCACACCATCGCGCAACGTCCGGAAATTGCCGTCGCGGGGATTGCCGGTCCCGGCGATCCCTTTGCGAATCCGGAGGAAACGATGACAACCCTTCGCTTGATCCGTGCCCGGTTTCCCCAGTTGATGCTCTGCGTGGCGACCAATGGCCTGGGGATCGGGCCTTACATTGATGAGCTGGCGGAACTGAAAGTCAGCCATGTCACGATCACCATTACCGCGCTGGATCCGGAAATCAGCTCGCAAATTTACGCCTGGATACGCGATGGCAAACGTCCGCTGCGCGGCGAAGCGGCAGCGGTGAAATTGCGCGAGTGCCAATTGGCAGCCATCACCCGGTTGAAAGAAAAAGGGGTGGTGGTGAAGATTAACAGCATCATCATCCCGGGCATCAACGATGAGCATATCTCCGAGGTGGCACGTGAGGTGGCGGCGCGCGGTGCGGATTTGATGAACTGCATGCCGCTGAAACCGGTGGCTGGGTCCGAGTTCGCGGATTTGCCGGAGCCGGATGGAATAATGACCAGCCGAATTCGACTGACCTGCGGGCTGCATTTGCCGCAGATGAATCATTGCGCCCGGTGCCGGGCGGATGCCGTGGGCCGGATCGGAGAGGCCATGACGACGGAGCAAGTAACGGTCTTGAACCATTTTGCCAGTATGACGATAAATCCCGCTGAAGAAACGAAACGCCCCTACGTGGCCGTGGCCTCGATGGAAGGCGCGCTGGTGAACCAACACCTGGGTGAAGCCGAACGCGTGCTGATCTATGAACCACACCCGCAACACGAAGGGATGTATCAACTCAAGGAGATCCGCAAGGCCCCGGAGGCCGGTGGCGGCGAGGAGCGCTGGCAGGAACTGGCCAGCCTCCTCGCCGATTGCCGCGCCTTCCTGGTGGCCGCCGCTGGCCGGTTGCCATTTGGCGTGCTGACCCAGTCCGGCGTCAAGGTTGTGGAGATGGAAGGCTTGATCGAGGAAGGCCTGCGGGCTGTGTATGCCAACACCCCCGTGCCGCCCGCCCTCAAACGCCGGTTTACCGGTTGTTCGCAAGGCGCAGGTTGTAAAGGCGCAGGCACCGGCTGCGGATAG